GTTAACAATACCAACATCGCACTGCCCAGCCTCAATGGCCTCTATCACCGATGTATCGTTGGAGAAAGGATCAGTGGCAAGATTGGCAACCCAGCCCTCAACAACGTCTGTTGTATCTTCCTCACCTAGGTGATGCAGGAGCATAGCCACTAAAGATTGGTTATACACTTTTTGTGAGGTGCGGAGACAGAGCCGGTCCTGCCACTTCTCATCGGCAAGCCCCTCGTAAGTATTGAGCTCGTCAGGATCGACGCGATCCGGGCTATATACTATGGTTCGAGCGCGGACTGACAATCCAAACCAGCGGTCTTCGGGGTCGCGCAGGTGTTCTGGTATGCGCTCGCCTAATTGCGGTGATTCAATGGGTTTGAGCAGATCGTTGGTCGCGGCCTGATAAAGGTTGCCAGCATCAACCGTCATCAGAACGTCTGCAGGGGTACGTTCACCTTCGGCACGGAGGCGCTCCATCAAGGGGCCAGCCTCATCCGTTACATAACGCACTGAGATGCCGGTATCTTCACTAAATTTCTCGAAGATAGGCTTGATGAGGTGCTCTTGGCGGGCTGAGTAGACGGTTATTTCATCATCTGCTACATCTGCACACCCGATGAAAGAGGTTGCTCCAACAGCTATAAGCGCAAGTCCTACTTGTGAAACAATGGTGTTCCTAGACATTGATGGCCCTCTTGGCAAAATAGCTCTGCTTCGGTCCGGTTATGATAATGATTCTTGTTTATAATTTGCAAGACATCATTGCCTCCACCTCAACCGGATTCTTGGGAACACCCTCAGTCAACACCCAGGGGAGATTGGCAGTGACCGCAACATCGTCTTCGATGCGCACCCCAATACCCCGCCAGCGCTCGTCAATCTCGGTGCTTCCTGGCGGACAATAGAGCCCAGGCTCAACAGTAACGACCATGCCCTCTTGGAGCTCTTGCCACTTACCTTCTAACGCAAGGGGGCCAACATCGTGAACATCCATGCCCAACCAGTGGCCAGTTCGATGGGGATAGAACCGCCGGTGCTCACCGCGCTCAATAAGGTTATCGATATCCCCGCTAAGCCAGTCTAGATCTACCATGCCCTGGACAAGAACTCGCGTTGCTCGCTGATGGAAATCATCAAAGGTACGACCACAGCATACCTCTTCAATGGCTGCCTGCTGAGCGGCAAGTACTATCTCGTAGACGGCACGCTGTTCACCACTAAATCGGCCATTTACCGGAAAGGTGCGTGTTATATCAGCAGCATAGCCGTCAAGCTCGGCTCCGGCATCGATTAGCACTAAATCGCCATCGCGTAGTAATTCGCGGTTGGTGACATAATGCAGTGTGCAAGCATTGGCGCCGCCAGCGACAATGCTTGGATATGCCGCTTCGCCACCGTGGCGGTGGAAAATTGCCAGTATCTCAGCAGCAAGTTCATATTCTGGCATCGCGGGTTGGGCTACCTGCATAGCTCGCCGGTGGGCACTTACCGTAACCCCCGCGGCGCGGTGCATCGCATCAAGCTCCTCAGCGCTTTTAATGAGGCGCATAGAGTGGATGTTGTTGTCAAAGGTCTGAATGCAAACCGGCGGCTGCTGGGTCGCCCTACACAACCTGCGTGCGCTCCTAAACCAGTCAAGCATGCGCCGATCTCCATGCTCATCACGGCCAATCGGGTAGTTGATGATCTCTCTGCCCACCAATAATTCAGGCAATTTCTGCCCAATCTCTGCGAGTGGATAGGCCTGATCGGCTCCGAATAACTCCTTGGCATCTTCGGTTCCATAGCGCTTGCCTGACCAACGCTCCTGTTCAGGATCACGTTCGCGGACAAAAAGGATAAACTCACCACCCGCACGATTCGGCAGCAGCACTGCTACGGCATCAGGCTCCGGAAAACCAGTAAGATATAGAAAATCACTATCCTGGCGAAACACATGCTCCACGTCGCGGTTACGCGTTTTCTCAGAAGCTGCGGGGATAATCAAGGCTTGACGCTCACTGCATTGATTTAGCAGCGCTTGGCGCCTCTTTTCAGAGACTTTCCTGTGAAGCGAGTCCATTCAAAAACCTTAATGATTATTGTCGTCAATAAATGTATGCAACAAATGCTCTCGGCACAGCAGCACCGCAACCCTGACGTACTCTACTAGCTCGGCATAAGACTCTTCATCATCCTCCTCATCATCTGGCTGCGCTGCAACACGCGCAATCTCACTCAAATCATGAAGAACCTCGCGCACATTGGCCGGTAAAGTTGAGTCGGATCCAGGCTCGCTGCGGCCAATACCGAACAAAAAACCACTGCACCAAGCTGCCAGAGCTCTGCTGCGCTCGGGAAGCGAAGAGTGTTCGCCAGGCAACATGGGATGAAACTCAAAGTTCTCATCAGCCAATCCGGCCGCTGTCTCATCGTAAAGGATGGTAAGCATCTCCAGACACGCTCGCGCGGCCTCGCCGCGTGGTTCTGTATCGGCAAGTACGTCAGCTATCCATCGTGCCTGGCTTGTATCTTGCGCTCCTGTTAGCACACCACAGAGCATACCGTGGCTTTCTGCTGCACCAACATGTGCACCTACTGCCTGAAGTGACTCTTCAACACTGTCGTAACGCTCTTCCCAACCCATCTTTAGCATGCTTCCTTTACGATAATTATCCGCATGTCGTAGTGTTTTTACTGATCTTGTGGCAATTATAGGCAATCGAGTATATAGGAATATTGGCCGATAGCGCGATGCATTGCAGATTGACCCGAGGTTATTGTAAGACTATAGTCGAAAATCCTGGAGGTACTCCAAGTGGCTGATAAATCGGTTGAAGAGTTGGACAACTTGGAGCAGCGCGTAGAGCACGTTATCGCTGAATGCCAGCGGCTGCGCGAGGAGAACCGCGTCCTCCACGAGACCCAAGAGCAGCTTAAGGCTGAACGTGCCACCCTACAAGAGAAAAACGAGTTAGCAAGATCGCAGATTGAGTCAATGATCAGCCGACTTAAGGCTATGGAGCAATAGAACTATGACCGAAGCGGTCAAAGTCAGAATCCTCGAACAGGACTACACAATTGCCTGCCCCGAGGATGCAAAAAACAGCTTACTGCAGTCTGCCGACTACGTTGATCGTAAGATGCGCGAGGTGCGTCAAAGCGGCAAGGTGGTTGGGACCGACCGTGTCGCGGTAATGGCCGCTATAAACATCGCTTACGAATTGCTCGAGGCACACGCTGAAAACCAAGAAATGGCTGATGTACGCAAACGTCTGGCCCGCCTTGATGAACGGATAGCAGAGACAGTTGCCAATGATGCTAAGGCCAACACTGGCAAATCTGGTTGATCAGGTTTCCCGACTCACCCTGTTGCAGACCAAACGCTACTAAGTCATCATTGAATTTAAGCATCCCCTGCGGCGTTCGAGATCAGGCCAAGTCATCTTGACCCTCAACGAAACGCCCAAGGGACCAGGCGTGGGCTGACCGGTGAGCATGTCCGCTACCAAGCGGAAAGCCTAAGGCTGCCCCCCTCGTCCCTACCTGAACCTCAGGGTTCAAGGGCAGGCCTGTACGGCGCCGCGGGGGGTGTCCTCATTCGGGACTACTCAAATCACCAGCGATCTTCCATAATCTTGCGGCGTAGGCCTTTTGCTCAGTTAGGCCCCCAATCCCCTCCCCTGAACGACTTGATTGTCTCAGTTCAAATGACGCCGTAAACCTATCCCTGCAGGCTGCATAGCGACACCCTTGGCGCCCAAGGCCGACATGAGAGGGTAACCAAATGACTCAGAGTGAGCGTTTGAGACACCTAGAGGAGACCTCAAGCGCTTCTAAAGGAGGGCTCATCGAACACATGCGAAACAGCTCAGTCCAAGAGAATCACGATTTGAAAAGAGAGTTGCGCCGCAACTTGCGGGCTCAGCGCCGCAACATTGGCTTGGCAAGACGCAGAAAAGCTGAGTACACCATTCTTAAACGTACCCTCACCTTGCTGAAGCGACGTCGCGCAAGATCAGTGGCATGCTATCTTGATTCAGATGGAGAAGTGCCGACACAGAAGTTGATCACACAAATCACATTGCAAGGGATGGATGTCTATCTGCCAGTTTTACAACATAAGTCAAAGAGACTATGTTTCCGCCGTTATACCTACGCCACACCCATGCGACCAAATCGCTACGGCATACTCGAGCCGATCCCAGACCAATCCCCAGCTATAGGTGCTAATAGACTGGATGCAGTCTTGTTACCCGTAGTAGGGTTCGATAGGCAAGGGAGTCGCTTAGGCATGGGAGGCGGATTCTATGACACCACCCTCAAGTTTCTTCAGCACAGAGACTGGCATCCTCTGATTACGATCGGACTAGCATTTGAGCTGCAACTAGTGGACTACATTCCTACCGACAGATGGGATATATCTCTGGATAGAGTGGTCACGGAAAGATCCGTCTATCAGGGTCGAGTTAAGCAGGTTTATTAGGCTAACAGAGACCTCCACAGCTGGGCTACTCTAGTCGCAGTAGGGAGCCTCGAAAACTTCGCCGGCGCCACCATCCGCCCCGGTGTGGAGGTCTTGGCGCCAGGGATGGAGCCATGAAGCCTCCAGGGTTGGATTCATGGCGTCCTCCACACCGGGGCGGATGGTGGCGCCGGCGAAGTTTTTAGAGGCCACCAGTAGGGGGTTAAAGTGAGGTATCCTTGGAGAAACCTGTGGAAAACTCTGAACAGTAGTACGGACCATATAATGCTACCCAACTTTTCCACAACCTGTCCTATGAGTACTGCTATGTTCCATTAACAAGATCTTTTAGTGGCTTATCAGGGAGATACAAGCACTGTCAACATAGGACAATTGATTTAATAATAATAATATAATAAATTAAAAGAACTGTTATAGAGATGTGCACTTGCTTTGCATCTTGACCATGAACAATAAATCTAGCCAGGAAGATAGTATGTTGACAGGGGATGTCGATTTACCTTTAAAGCTTCCTAGGAGGTAAAAGTTGAGTACACCGGAAGATAATACAAATTATAAGCATTTGAAAATAGGCCTGGTAACTGGTTTTTCGGCCGTTTTGTTGCTTATTATCGGTGTT
This Halorhodospira halochloris DNA region includes the following protein-coding sequences:
- a CDS encoding Fe(3+) ABC transporter substrate-binding protein; protein product: MSRNTIVSQVGLALIAVGATSFIGCADVADDEITVYSARQEHLIKPIFEKFSEDTGISVRYVTDEAGPLMERLRAEGERTPADVLMTVDAGNLYQAATNDLLKPIESPQLGERIPEHLRDPEDRWFGLSVRARTIVYSPDRVDPDELNTYEGLADEKWQDRLCLRTSQKVYNQSLVAMLLHHLGEEDTTDVVEGWVANLATDPFSNDTSVIEAIEAGQCDVGIVNTYYLGRLLRDDPDYPVEVFWPNQDERGVHVNVSGAGVTRHASNPELAQELIEWLAGDEAQESFAALNLEYPAAEGVDLDPIVAEWGEFKEDTINVSEAGRLQREATMLMDRAGYR
- a CDS encoding aminopeptidase P N-terminal domain-containing protein, which gives rise to MDSLHRKVSEKRRQALLNQCSERQALIIPAASEKTRNRDVEHVFRQDSDFLYLTGFPEPDAVAVLLPNRAGGEFILFVRERDPEQERWSGKRYGTEDAKELFGADQAYPLAEIGQKLPELLVGREIINYPIGRDEHGDRRMLDWFRSARRLCRATQQPPVCIQTFDNNIHSMRLIKSAEELDAMHRAAGVTVSAHRRAMQVAQPAMPEYELAAEILAIFHRHGGEAAYPSIVAGGANACTLHYVTNRELLRDGDLVLIDAGAELDGYAADITRTFPVNGRFSGEQRAVYEIVLAAQQAAIEEVCCGRTFDDFHQRATRVLVQGMVDLDWLSGDIDNLIERGEHRRFYPHRTGHWLGMDVHDVGPLALEGKWQELQEGMVVTVEPGLYCPPGSTEIDERWRGIGVRIEDDVAVTANLPWVLTEGVPKNPVEVEAMMSCKL
- a CDS encoding UPF0149 family protein, yielding MGWEERYDSVEESLQAVGAHVGAAESHGMLCGVLTGAQDTSQARWIADVLADTEPRGEAARACLEMLTILYDETAAGLADENFEFHPMLPGEHSSLPERSRALAAWCSGFLFGIGRSEPGSDSTLPANVREVLHDLSEIARVAAQPDDEEDDEESYAELVEYVRVAVLLCREHLLHTFIDDNNH
- a CDS encoding TIGR02449 family protein, whose product is MADKSVEELDNLEQRVEHVIAECQRLREENRVLHETQEQLKAERATLQEKNELARSQIESMISRLKAMEQ
- a CDS encoding cell division protein ZapA; protein product: MTEAVKVRILEQDYTIACPEDAKNSLLQSADYVDRKMREVRQSGKVVGTDRVAVMAAINIAYELLEAHAENQEMADVRKRLARLDERIAETVANDAKANTGKSG
- a CDS encoding 5-formyltetrahydrofolate cyclo-ligase, which gives rise to MRNSSVQENHDLKRELRRNLRAQRRNIGLARRRKAEYTILKRTLTLLKRRRARSVACYLDSDGEVPTQKLITQITLQGMDVYLPVLQHKSKRLCFRRYTYATPMRPNRYGILEPIPDQSPAIGANRLDAVLLPVVGFDRQGSRLGMGGGFYDTTLKFLQHRDWHPLITIGLAFELQLVDYIPTDRWDISLDRVVTERSVYQGRVKQVY